The segment TTCTGTCTGCATGTTCGAGAACATTTTTTGCTCTCTCAAATGGATTTTTGGCTGCTAACTTTGAAGGACTCTTGTGCTCTGGTGCTAGGACGTTTAATAGATTAGTGTAAGCTTCAGCATCCTGCAGAAAAACCATATCTATAAGCCATGTGCATCTTACTATAAAAGATTCTATAGAGCACTTACTAGAAAAGAAATCATATAAACCAACCAACTGGAGAACTTATATAACTTGATATTATTAGTTACCTTTACATCAGAGGAGAAGTTTGTGACAGTTTTCTTATATTCAgtttttcttaactgaaagttCATCCATCTCAGTAAGATCTTATCAGGTGGTAAACTCATCAACTCTTCCACATCCTGTTGATACCAAAAAATTGGAACAAAGTCATTGTTTATAAAGAAAATGTTTGTTTAGACAACAGGACAATGAGTAGTACTTAGTAGTTACCTTGCTATCATCAACCAACTCCACCAGCTGTGGAGTTTTCTTCAAGTTTAGATCAGCTAGCAATTGTATCTAGACAGGACAGTCACAACAAAGATTAATCACACATGGTCCTatcaaaaagtaaataaatagtaGTAGCACAGCACTAGAGCCTCACCTTGATGATTTGAGAAATCACACCTAGCACAAGATGACGCTGAAACAGAGATAAACAAAAGCGTTTAAGTCATAACCATTACAGAAAAATGTGAAGGATTCTGATAGGTACTGAGACACATACCCTTCCTTCAATGATATCTTGAGTTCCTATATTAACCACAGTACACCCAATGGCCTTGGCAGAGTTAAGACAAAGCGTATGGTTTTCGTTTCTCTCCCATGGGTTAAGCATACTCTTAGTGTTGATAGCTCTTTCATCAATCGTCCCAGGAACCGCCACATTAATAAGTTTACTGGATAAAACATTTACAATCAAGAGAATCAAGAAAACATCCGTGAAACGTATGTTCTGAGTAAGTAAGGAGGGAAGCCTTACCAAAGTAAAACACCATCTTTCACCACTTCGAATAGATCGTTGGAGGAAGGGTTGATAGGGAGGTACTTGTTTAGGAACTCATCTCCGGAGAGGTAGTTATTGATGTGAGCGACGTAAGAGGACTTCTCAGAGTCGCTGATGGTATGCAACAAAGTGGTTGTAGCTGCCTTGAGAAACGCAGACGAGTTCTTCGCGCCGCTTCCGATTATGGCGTTCACATGCGCTTGAAGTTTAAGATAAATCTGCAAGTTTAGGCGGCAAATCGGTTATAAacgaaactatttttttttaataaagatcGGTCTAAGCAACGCCTAGGCATTCGCTGATACTCTCCTAGTTATCGACTAGCGATTTTAAAAAtgatctttttaataaaaattggtCTAAGCTACACCTAGCCGTCCGCTAATATTCTCCTAGTTATCGACTAGCGATTTTAAGAACATTGACATCAATATAAATTTAAGATAGATCTGCAAGTTTGTACAGCAAATAGgcgaaataatttttaaaaatgattttctaATAAAGATTAGTCTAAGCAACATCTAGCCGTCCGCTAATACTCTCCTAGTTATCGATTAGCGATTTTGAGAATATTGACATCAGTAGAAATTTAAGATAAATCTGCAAGTTTATGCAGCAAATAGGcgaaacaatttttaaaaatgatttttctaatAAAGATTGGTCAAAGCAACACCTAGCCGTCCGCTAATACTCTCCTAGTTATCGACTAGCGATTTTGAGAATATTGACATCAGTATAAATTTAAGATTGAACTGCAAGTTTATGCAGCAAATAggcaaaataatttttttaaatgatttttctaATAAAGATTAATATAAGCAACACCTAGCCGTCCGCTAATACTTTCCTAGTTATCAACTAGCGATTTTGAGAACATTGACATCAGtataaatttaagataaatCTGCAAGTCTATGCAGCAATTTTTTATAAtgatttttctaataaaaaatcGGTTTAAGCAACGCTTAGGCGTTCGCTAATACTCTCCTAGTTATCACCAGTAGAAATCTTCCAAACACAAAAGATCTGTGATACTGACCCTCAAGTAAAACTCGAAATCGACTTCATCGCTGAGGTTCGGATGGAAGCTTTGGATCAGAGCCGCTCTTTCTTCAGTGGTGAGGTTCTGATCTCCAACCACCTTTGATCTCCCCATCCTTGGCGCGAGGTCTGACACCGTAAGCTTCCCGCTCTCCCTCCTCATGCTCGTGAACTGTTACAGAATTGATTAGAATCAGATCGACAAAATCAATGAGAAAATCAAAAGACTCGCATGGAGttttaatgatgatgatgatccagTGGATCGGAACCGGAGATACGCACGTGAGATTTCAAACTCCGGAGCTCCACTTGCGTGAATTGGTTGTGTAGCCATGGATCCGATACAAGGATCCCGACGAAGCCTgacatttttatatactttatcGAGCTAAACTTGATTTTTCTTCTATCCTCCGTCTCTGTGACTAATGAAacgtagaagaagaagtagagaagCTAAAGCAGAGCTGGCAGTGGGAAggggagagaaaaaaaaagaaattcaaaattatGACGAAACTGCCCTTTTGAGCTTTTTgcgtttttttaaaaaatttcactaTCGCCTTTTTATTTGTGAGGGCGAGAAACTGTGACCTGTGAGGGGCCCATCTCACTTGCGTGTGTGGGGCCCATTTTGTCGTCTGAGATTTTAGTGAATTGGCGATTGTAGACCTTCCAACCGGCTATTCCTCGTGACTCTCGTGAGGGTAGAAACGGGATTGCGAGAGTGATGCCTAATTACTAGTTGGAGCCAAATGTAACGGTCGTTTCGAGTAAGTTGTTATTCACCCCCAAAGGTGGGTGGATTCAAACCAGTTCATTAAATTCAAACTTAtttgactttaattttttttgtggcaTTATTaagaattcaaaaaaaaaaaaatcattttagctGTGATTGGTAATTGTTAGAATAATGGAAAGCAATTGAAaatagagaaaagaagaaaaaatataaataaaataaaataataaaaaataaagttgaaCCAAATAACACTTTTTTCTTTTCACATACCGAAACAAATAAGTTTACTCTTCAATAACTGTAATcaacaaaatataacaaaagttTTGATGCACCATGGTTAATAGTAAtagtaattaaaatatatacacatatgtatctatatattttgttgctattTAAACCACACCATATTTATTcccaaacaaattttaattattagcTGAATCaaggtaaatattttttttttctactcaAACTTTCTAGTTATTTATGACAATTAATCACATCTTTTATATGAGAAATGTTGCAAAAACTCCATCcaacttttcttttaaaatatgttttacatatggaagaatgcaaaaaaaaaaaaaagcattcgACTCATGAGAAaatctacatatatataagtGGCTGAGCAAATTGGAGGATACCAGAAATGCATTAGTTATGGTATTTCTTTTAGGTAGTTAAAGTGAACAGATCATACTTATCTAGCGAGACATAGGTGGTCTGATGCTACCCCAACTACTAATAATTGTATATAAAACCATAGTTATAAGATAACGTGTATGTTATAAATAGGCATGGAGAAACTGTTTGATTGCAATGGTGTACTATAAAGCTACACCTAAAAGAAGATTAGGAAATAAAGCATGTGCCAGACATAGTGAATGGGAGATAAAGagatattttgtaataattgaGCCAATATCAAGCAATCCTTGCCATGCTTTGTTGCTTTCTCacttcaagaaaataaaataaatcaggTTGATGAGCGATTATATCTTACCTTGAACCAGGGTTAGATAGATTACAAGTTATAAAATGAATACATGGCTTTTCATATTGTGAGCTGATCAATAAAACTAACATCGATTAGGCGAAGATTTACATGGCATCATTAATATGATCACTCGACCTCTAAAAAGAATGATAAAACACAATTATGTCATTTGGACCCCATCCATGCTTCGTTCACATGGTTGCTGATCACCTCTGAAGAATTTCATAATTGAAACCTGATTTTGTGTATCAAACGTATATTAGTAACCAAtcttttattatttgaaaagttaTTTGGTCACAACTCTAATAGTTCTCATAATACAGACTCACGTAAGCCGTCttagctcagtggtagagcgCGTGACTTTTAATCCCGTGGCCGTGGGTTCGATCCCCACAGACGgcgttttatatatttttattcttatttttatataattcacATTTATCCTTTATCCTCCTCGTCCTCTTCTTCGTCATATCCCCTTTGCTTAAACCCAGAACCTCAAACTATGTTACAATCTCTTCACCTTCGTTTTCACTCCTCCCCATCACCTTTTAGAAGAGAGTCTCTGACTCCATCGATTACCTCCTCATCTCCTTTCTCCTTTTGCTCGTTCCGACCGAAGCAAACCCAGAAACCGAACCGGCTAGTTCAATTCTGCGCCCCGTACGAGGTCGGAGGCGGATACACCGACGAGGAGCTCTTCGAAAGATACGGAACCCATCAGAGTAAAACCAACGTCGAAGACAAGCCAGATGCGTCTGAGTACGAGGCTCTCCTTAAAGGAGGCGAACAAGTAACTTCTGTTCTCGAAGAGATGATAACCCTCGTAAGTTCATGTTTCGTATTTTGTGTTGTTTTCTTAAGCTTggcatttcgtcgaacaacTTAGCTGCGTTTAGGTTTTGTAATAGAATTTGTCACTCGTTAGTTACTGGTTCTGCAATGGTTTGACATGTGAAGTGCTGTAGAGCTTTGCGTTTTTGTCGTTTTCCTAAGCTTGGCATTTCGTCAAACAACTTACCTgcgtttaggttttttttttttttttttttgatcaaaaccTGCGTTTAGGTTTTGTAATAGAATTTGTTACTCGTTAGTTACTGGTTCTGCAATGGTTTGACTTTGACATGTGAAGTGCCTTTAATGTTGTAGAGCTTTGCGTTTTTGTCGTTTTCCTTAGCTTggcatttcgtcgaacaacTTAGCTGCGTTTAGGTTTTGTAATAGAATTGTTACTCGTTAGTTATTGGTTCTGTAATGGTTTTTGACATGTGAAGCGCCACTTGTGTGTGTGTAGCTGCAAGACATGAAGATGAATGAAGCATCTGAGAATGTTGCTGTTGAATTGGCTGCACAAGGAGTTATAGGGAAAAGAGTTGATGAGATGGAGTCAGGGTTTATGATGGCTCTtgattacatgattcaacttgCAGACAAAGACCAAGACGACAAGGTAAAACCCTTTCTGTGTGTTTGTCTCTGAATAGATTGTCCTTAAAGCAAttaacattttgtttttttgagtTCAGAGGAAGTCTTTGCTAGAGGTTGTCAAGGAGACAGTCTTATCTCATCTCACTAAAAAATGTCCTCCTCATGTGAGTAAATAGTTTCTTCTTTTGCTTTCAAGACTCTTTCCACTTAGCGTCATTCATTGAGTGTTTTGCTGTTTATTTTTAGGTCCAAGTGATTGGTTTACTATGTAGAACACCTAAAAAGGAGAGTAGGCAAGAGCTGCTGCGTAGGGTGGCTGCAGGTGGTGGGGCTTTTGAAGGCAAGGACGGTACTAAACTTCATTTACCCGGAGCTAACCTGAATGACATAGCTAATCAAGCTGATGACTTGCTAGAggtatatataaacatttgtaTTTCGAGATCACGTGTCTGGACAAAGTGAACAAGTGTGAGGAATTTTTTTGCAGACTATGGAGACGAGGCCAGTTGTTCCTGATAGGAAACTACTAGCGAGGCTTGTTTTGATCAGAGAGGAAGCGAGGAACATGATGGGAGGTGGTATACTTGATGAGAGAAATGACCGTGGTTTCAACACTCTGCCTGAATCAGAGGTTTGTGAAACTCTAACTATTATGTCTATTATGTGGTGTTTTGAGCAATAATTGACTTGTTGCATTATCATTGTACAGGTGAATTTCTTAACCAAATTGGTAGCTCTCAAACCAGGAAAGACAGTGCAGCAGATGATCAAGAATGTAATGCAAGGGAAAGATGAAGGTGCAGATGATCTTAGCAATGAAGAGGATGATTCTACCCAAGGAAGAAGACAAAGTGGATTAAAGGGAAGGGTAAGTATGGTCACCTAACACATTTTCTGTTAATAGAGAAGATCTTTGAGTTGATACTGAACCAATGATTAAGTCTTCATTTCTAACTTGGCCTACTTGAACCCAATCCAGGGAAGCTTTACAGGCAAAAAACCGTTACCAGTAAGGCCAGGAATGTTTCTAGAGACTGTCACAAAGGTATGTTTCAACGTCGGTTGGTCTGCTTTGCCAAAAAGATGATAGGAATATAAACATTGACCATTTTGTGTGATGTTTTCAATTCAATCTTGATAGGTAATGGGCAGCATATACTCGGGTAGTGCATCCGGTATCACTGCACAACATCTAGAATGGGTGAGttccttcaaaaaaaaaacaaccaaatATGTTGCATACAATGTCTCTTCTTTTTGTTGCGTTCATTAAAGCTTCTATATCTGTTTTTCATCAGGTACACGAGAAGACGCTCCAAGTTCTTGAAGAAATTGCGTATTAGCTAGTAGTAGTATCTTCATTGTTACCAGCAAGGAAAGTAGATGTTGTGTCCGTTCATAGATGTTGTTCACTATATAATAATTGTAACTTGGTTGGTTGATATGACAAATGTTGTGCACATCTCCATTTTTGTTACATCATCACCAAGATGCATTAACTATGCACATCCATCAAACGTGAAAACTTTAATTAGTTAGTTAAAGAATAAAAGAATCATTGATAGTTAGCCTTGAAGTAAAG is part of the Brassica rapa cultivar Chiifu-401-42 chromosome A09, CAAS_Brap_v3.01, whole genome shotgun sequence genome and harbors:
- the LOC103837254 gene encoding fimbrin-2, producing MSGFVGILVSDPWLHNQFTQVELRSLKSHFTSMRRESGKLTVSDLAPRMGRSKVVGDQNLTTEERAALIQSFHPNLSDEVDFEFYLRIYLKLQAHVNAIIGSGAKNSSAFLKAATTTLLHTISDSEKSSYVAHINNYLSGDEFLNKYLPINPSSNDLFEVVKDGVLLCKLINVAVPGTIDERAINTKSMLNPWERNENHTLCLNSAKAIGCTVVNIGTQDIIEGRRHLVLGVISQIIKIQLLADLNLKKTPQLVELVDDSKDVEELMSLPPDKILLRWMNFQLRKTEYKKTVTNFSSDVKDAEAYTNLLNVLAPEHKSPSKLAAKNPFERAKNVLEHADRMGCRRYLTAKDIVEGSPNLNLAFVAHIFQHRNGLSTKTKQISFLADDTQISREEKAFRFWINSFDSSMYINNVFEDLRDGWILLQTLEKVSPGIVNWKIASKPPIKLPFKKVENCNQVVKLGKQLKFSLVNIAGNDIVQGNKKLILAYLWQLMRYNILQLLKNLRSHSNGKEITDVDILEWANAKVRKNGSQTRMFSFRDKSLSDGIFFLELLSSVQPRVVNWSLVTNGVTDEEKKMNATYVISIARKMGCSIFLLPEDITEVNQKMILTLTASIMHWTLKEPLHLIKPTGSPDSHNGSSLLDDSTSDSSLE
- the LOC103837255 gene encoding protein PEP-RELATED DEVELOPMENT ARRESTED 1, chloroplastic, whose translation is MLQSLHLRFHSSPSPFRRESLTPSITSSSPFSFCSFRPKQTQKPNRLVQFCAPYEVGGGYTDEELFERYGTHQSKTNVEDKPDASEYEALLKGGEQVTSVLEEMITLLQDMKMNEASENVAVELAAQGVIGKRVDEMESGFMMALDYMIQLADKDQDDKRKSLLEVVKETVLSHLTKKCPPHVQVIGLLCRTPKKESRQELLRRVAAGGGAFEGKDGTKLHLPGANLNDIANQADDLLETMETRPVVPDRKLLARLVLIREEARNMMGGGILDERNDRGFNTLPESEVNFLTKLVALKPGKTVQQMIKNVMQGKDEGADDLSNEEDDSTQGRRQSGLKGRGSFTGKKPLPVRPGMFLETVTKVMGSIYSGSASGITAQHLEWVHEKTLQVLEEIAY